acagtagtaaatcaaatcaaaagcAACCACATGGCACAAAATGTTTACTGTGGTTTGGTCCTTTGAGAGGAGACCGTTCCCCAGGGGAGATGAAATGTTCATATGCTGAGGTATCACACATAGTTGGTCttctttaaaaatggatgaatctcataatattggtgtttttccTCCGTACCCCATAGCACCCAATGTAAAGCCCTAGTGCAGGcaagatattttatttaaatgtagagaaagtgcttaactttagaatacagtttcacatggcaaatgcatatatggcgtgtttgtaaagaaataactttgacttgaaaaatagtgAACTATTCCTTTAATAACATTAATGCTGTAAGGTGCTTATTTAATCATTATAGTAACTAGGATATTTACAGCAAAAAAAACTCCTTAAACATGTTTACCCTATTAACCCATAAAGCAttatattagtttaaatattgctATCATGTAAATATTAATACCCCTTCTCAACAAGCCACTAAGGTGTTCTGTGCAGGCTCAGGGATTGTGGCAGAAAAAACGGACATCATTCAGAGCCGTGTCATCTCCATGTCCTTGTGGTGACTGCACCTTTGTCTGAATACCAGAGATGCCATTTTCACATTCAGGACTTTCATCGCGCCATGTTCCTTCCATCATTACCTTCGCTAATGTCTTATCAGAGCATATGAACTTGATGTCGTTGGCTGCAGTTTCATCATCGTACATCTTAGGATGCTGCACTTTCAACAGGAATGCTTTGAGAAAACCTTCTCGGCACCACATTGGTTCTGTCCATGTGCCCCACCTGCAAGGAAATTTCAAAAGTTTAGTTAACCACCTTTGAATGATAAACTGCGGGCACTAAtgtatttttctaataaaaactAAAGCATCAGTGCAAAACTTTATAGATAGTGACTAGTtggaataaaatgtttaaatcaaaTACCATAAAGCACAACCAAGATAGGAAAGGTTTAAAAAATGACTGAAGTAACTTACAGGCCACTCTCCGATTCAATACTAAATGTATCAGTAGATACTTCTGATGCCTTACAGAACAGCCGTATTCCATTCAGTGCTGTATCATCTCCACTTCCTTGGGGTGCCTCTACCTAAGGTAtcgaagagaaaaaagaaatatcattAATTACTTTTTGTTATACGACAGTCAAAAATATCAGACATTCTGTATACTACTCAAGAACTGAAATAATATGTAAAGTATATCTAAAAAATGGCAGTTATGGAAACAAGATAAAGTCAGTACTATAAATTAACAGGAATATTTCCAGGTCCTTTCTCAATCTTCATATTCTGTCAATGTTTGCATTTAGTAAATACCTGTACATCCTGAAAATTCAGTGACTACTTTACCTTCATAGCAAATCCATAGGCAATCCATCCATTAGGACAATTTTCACGAAACTGCCACTCGCCCCATTGGCCTCCATTTCTCACACGGATTACTGAAGACAATCCAAAGACCTCTGTGCAACTAAACAAAAGAACACAAACTGAAGtgcaccaaatgacaaaaccctGCTAGTTCATGTACCCTCAAAATATACAGTTGAAAAATGACTGTGCCAAAGAGTCTCACATCCATCAGAAGCAACAGTCTTCTTATAGCCACTGTGTTGTGTTTGTGATGTAGATAGTGTGGGAGTTGGGGCTTTATTGATCGTTTAAAATCTTGAAGGTTGAGTACTAAGGGTTAATTTGTAATGCTAACCATAAATTGGCCTCAACTCACATTTTATCTTGCTCAGATTTGCCTTAGTTCATATTCACCAGCTGCTTCATTCCTCTGACAGATGGGAAACTGCATGGGAGGTTAGGGTCAACCACAGAAGGAGAGATTTGAGTGTAACAAGATGATCATCGGGTGACACTAATATTTTATCTAAGGCCTTGGGAACACAACCCATCTGAGACCAGCAAGCTTGTTCTTTAAGTTGTGCCTCTGTGTGTCAATGTgtctaatttatttttcacatacttAATTTCTTATAAGTCTCAAATCAAGACAACAGAAATGACTGCAGATGTGAGACAAAccttgcttatttttaatttagccATACAGCttgttttaagattattttattcTTTCCAAAAAATGACAACTGATAAGGGATGTTTAGTAACATACCGTATATGTCAGCTCATAAATGTAACCTGCTCAATGCGACATGCACAcacctccagcagcagcagcagcacgtGCGCCTGTGTTTATCAAAGCAGCTTTAAACTAATGAATGATTAAAGTGTCTGATTTTTTTCATATAGGtaatttcttacaatatatatatttccttCTACACAATAGTTTATAGCAGTGTGTTTGTTTGCTGCAAACTATTTATGGCTTGAGTAAGAGTTGTGGTAAGATTGAAGGTCACATGATTAAAAtccattcagagatgctcttttccagcatcttattgtaagatataatgtttaaatacaatacaattttttttaaaaaactttcaaggaatgtgaaattaaatacataatcTAAATAATAAAGGAATAATGGTAATTTTTTGAAAACcctaaaagtaaacataaaaaaatcccTCTGGACCCTGGGGTACAGAGACTGAAGTGACTGTCCCCAAAATATTACGTTGAAGTGATGGTATGTGAACAGAAAAGAAGAACAAACCTGATTGCACAAAGGCAAAGGATGCTAAGCAGGACTCCATTGTGGTTTGAAAACATCTTTGCTTTGTCTGGaaatgaagtactagggtgttgtaccgtgttagccattatgaatgtagagaaaagccaagcaaaatgacaccttttattggctaactagaaagattacatcttgcctgaagaaggggcctgagttgcctcgaaagcttgcatattgtaatctttctagttagccaataaaaggtgtcattttgcttggcttttctctggaaATGAAATAATACAACAAGGACATCATAATACCTCAGCAATTAATTAAACAAGCAGAAGgatgttttcttctcctccaaGTTCTTACATCAATGGCTTGATGTCATTCCATTAATCCAGTGGATATGACTTTTTATTACAATTTGCTTCTGTATCATGAAAAAAATCTGCTTAAATAAGTTTAGAGAGTAAGTAACAAATATATATCATGCCATGCATTGCTGAACCTggaagacaagcaaaaaacatctCTGCTGAGGAAACTCTCTACAATCTGTTTAGAACTGCATTAACAAGAATGGTACATTGTCTAAGCTGggacatataataaaaataccagTAACT
This genomic window from Erpetoichthys calabaricus unplaced genomic scaffold, fErpCal1.3, whole genome shotgun sequence contains:
- the LOC114653987 gene encoding vitelline membrane outer layer protein 1 homolog, with translation MFSNHNGVLLSILCLCAISCTEVFGLSSVIRVRNGGQWGEWQFRENCPNGWIAYGFAMKVEAPQGSGDDTALNGIRLFCKASEVSTDTFSIESESGLWGTWTEPMWCREGFLKAFLLKVQHPKMYDDETAANDIKFICSDKTLAK